One region of Streptomyces rishiriensis genomic DNA includes:
- a CDS encoding inositol-3-phosphate synthase codes for MSAFLSHPPSVGVWLIGARGSVATTVVAGCAAVTAGLHPPTGLVTETPAFADCGLPSLSALVFGGHDTTGCPLPKRAEQLAAGGVLPAGLPSAIEAELDAAEREIRPGGPGPGDTRSDERLISEFAADISDFVRRCGLARAVVVNVASTEPAATGSALPPSSLYAAAALRAGCPYVNFTPSTGLHHPALAAVAESSGLPYAGRDGKTGQTLLRSVLGPMFTQRALAVRAWSGTNLLGGGDGAALADPAAAEAKNAGKERVLADTLGGTPEGQVHIDDVPALGDWKTAWDHVAFDGFLGARMILQTIWQGCDSALAAPLVLDLARLTARAHEVGLSGPLSELAFFFKDPVGDAPSALAEQHAQLGRLARRLSGGGGATGCAGERATPGAPGDLATNPGEETR; via the coding sequence ATGTCCGCGTTCCTTTCCCATCCCCCGAGCGTCGGCGTCTGGCTGATCGGGGCCCGCGGTTCCGTGGCCACCACCGTGGTCGCGGGATGCGCCGCCGTCACGGCCGGTCTGCACCCGCCGACGGGCCTGGTCACCGAGACGCCCGCGTTCGCCGACTGCGGCTTGCCCTCCCTGTCCGCTCTCGTCTTCGGCGGACACGACACGACCGGCTGCCCGCTGCCCAAACGCGCCGAGCAACTCGCGGCCGGCGGAGTCCTCCCGGCGGGCCTCCCCTCGGCGATCGAGGCCGAACTGGACGCCGCCGAGCGGGAGATCAGGCCCGGAGGCCCTGGTCCGGGAGACACCCGTAGCGACGAGCGGTTGATCAGTGAGTTCGCCGCCGACATCAGCGACTTCGTACGCCGGTGCGGGCTCGCGCGGGCGGTGGTGGTGAACGTGGCCTCGACCGAACCGGCGGCGACCGGTTCCGCGCTGCCGCCGAGCTCCCTCTACGCGGCCGCGGCCCTGCGGGCAGGCTGCCCGTACGTGAACTTCACCCCGTCCACGGGGTTGCACCACCCCGCGCTGGCGGCCGTGGCGGAGTCGAGCGGGCTGCCGTACGCCGGCCGTGACGGCAAGACGGGGCAGACCCTGCTGCGTTCCGTCCTGGGGCCGATGTTCACCCAGCGGGCACTCGCCGTGCGGGCCTGGTCCGGTACCAATCTTCTGGGCGGCGGTGACGGAGCCGCCCTGGCCGACCCGGCGGCCGCCGAGGCGAAGAACGCGGGCAAGGAACGGGTTCTCGCCGACACCCTCGGCGGCACTCCCGAGGGCCAGGTCCATATCGACGACGTCCCGGCACTGGGGGACTGGAAGACCGCCTGGGACCACGTGGCCTTCGACGGCTTCCTGGGCGCCCGCATGATCCTCCAGACCATCTGGCAGGGCTGCGACTCCGCGCTCGCGGCGCCCCTCGTCCTCGACCTGGCCCGCCTCACCGCCCGGGCCCACGAGGTCGGCCTGTCCGGCCCGCTGAGTGAACTCGCCTTCTTCTTCAAGGACCCCGTGGGCGACGCGCCGTCGGCCTTGGCGGAGCAGCACGCGCAACTGGGGCGGCTCGCCCGCCGGCTGAGCGGCGGTGGTGGCGCGACGGGCTGCGCCGGCGAACGGGCCACCCCCGGGGCGCCGGGCGATCTCGCGACGAACCCAGGCGAGGAAACGCGATGA
- a CDS encoding SCO3242 family prenyltransferase — protein sequence MRAWAELLRLPALFTVPGDALAGAAALSARPDRRTLLAIDSSLCLYEAGMVLNDWADRTEDAAERPHRPLPSGRVAPAAAFTAACAFTAAGLVLANRAGRPALAVAAPLAATVWSYDLALKHTPAGPFAMAAARGLDLLLGAAATAGRTRAAVPSAALLATHTLAVTNLSRQETREGTPTAALAALATTGALTWWLQRRPTSAPPPDRRSPDGRLPAHRGRPGPGPRAGSGPRAGSGAALRLSASLTAALASAYATTTARSYLRASLNPSPPLTQQAVGAGIRGTVPLQAALIARSGAPAATATALLTAALAPVARRLARRVSIT from the coding sequence TTGCGGGCCTGGGCCGAACTGCTGCGGTTGCCCGCCCTCTTCACCGTCCCCGGCGACGCGCTGGCGGGCGCCGCCGCCCTCTCCGCGCGCCCCGACCGCCGCACCCTGCTCGCCATCGATTCCTCCCTCTGTCTGTACGAGGCCGGCATGGTCCTCAACGACTGGGCGGACCGCACGGAGGACGCCGCCGAACGCCCCCACCGTCCCCTTCCCTCCGGCCGAGTGGCCCCCGCCGCCGCCTTCACCGCGGCCTGCGCCTTCACCGCCGCCGGTCTCGTCCTGGCGAACCGGGCGGGCCGCCCGGCCCTGGCGGTCGCTGCTCCGCTCGCGGCCACCGTCTGGTCCTACGACCTGGCCCTGAAGCACACGCCCGCGGGACCGTTCGCGATGGCCGCCGCCCGTGGCCTGGACCTGCTCCTCGGCGCCGCGGCCACCGCGGGACGTACACGTGCGGCCGTTCCCTCCGCTGCGCTCCTGGCCACGCACACGCTCGCGGTCACCAACCTGTCCCGCCAGGAGACCCGCGAGGGCACGCCGACGGCGGCCCTGGCAGCGCTGGCCACGACAGGTGCGCTGACCTGGTGGCTGCAGCGCCGGCCGACGTCCGCTCCACCACCGGACCGACGGTCACCTGACGGCCGGTTACCCGCTCATCGTGGGAGGCCAGGGCCAGGGCCACGGGCAGGATCAGGGCCACGGGCAGGATCAGGTGCCGCGCTCCGCTTGTCCGCGTCGCTGACCGCAGCGCTCGCCTCCGCCTACGCCACCACCACGGCCCGTTCCTACCTGCGCGCTTCGCTCAACCCGTCCCCTCCTCTCACCCAACAAGCCGTCGGCGCCGGCATCCGCGGCACCGTTCCCCTCCAGGCCGCTCTCATCGCCCGTTCCGGAGCGCCCGCCGCCACCGCCACCGCGCTGCTCACCGCCGCTCTGGCACCGGTCGCCCGGAGACTCGCCAGGCGGGTGAGCATCACATGA
- a CDS encoding EboA domain-containing protein — MTHRDVAPVTPEAERAGTTPARAPLDVLRSHLDTHLEATARVWFHRALAEAAAHPGTHGPISVWELRLAEAGRRCGSRYADAARVLILHAARADPESLARVYFQGTAEERRAVLHALPHLVSGPEALPLVEDALRTHDTRLLAAAVGPYAARHLDAHAWRHAVLKCLFTGVPVAEVAGLEQRARADAELARMLGDYAAERTSAGRPVPGDLRRVQILADPTAPPSTDPGAAAPDRHRTDLSGPGSSHRRPARPHGKES; from the coding sequence ATGACCCACCGCGACGTCGCACCGGTGACCCCGGAAGCGGAACGCGCGGGCACCACCCCGGCCCGCGCTCCCCTCGACGTCCTGCGCAGCCATCTCGACACGCACCTGGAGGCGACCGCGCGCGTCTGGTTCCACCGGGCTCTCGCCGAGGCCGCGGCCCACCCCGGTACTCATGGCCCCATCTCGGTGTGGGAGCTGCGCCTCGCCGAAGCCGGGCGCCGTTGCGGCAGCCGTTACGCCGACGCCGCCCGCGTGCTCATCCTCCACGCGGCCCGCGCAGACCCGGAGTCCCTGGCCCGCGTGTACTTCCAGGGCACGGCCGAGGAACGTCGCGCGGTCCTGCACGCGTTGCCCCACCTCGTGTCCGGCCCCGAGGCCCTCCCGCTGGTCGAGGACGCCCTGCGCACCCATGACACCCGGCTCCTCGCGGCCGCCGTCGGCCCTTATGCCGCTCGCCATCTCGACGCGCATGCCTGGCGTCACGCCGTCCTGAAGTGCCTTTTCACCGGAGTGCCCGTCGCCGAGGTGGCGGGCCTCGAGCAGCGCGCCCGCGCCGACGCCGAACTGGCCCGCATGCTCGGCGACTACGCCGCCGAACGCACCTCCGCCGGCCGCCCCGTACCCGGCGATCTGCGACGCGTGCAGATTCTGGCCGATCCGACGGCTCCGCCCTCGACGGATCCGGGCGCAGCCGCCCCGGATCGCCACCGCACGGACCTTTCCGGCCCGGGCAGCTCCCACCGCCGCCCGGCCCGCCCCCACGGCAAGGAGTCCTGA
- a CDS encoding TatD family hydrolase: MRIFDPHIHMTSRTTDDYEAMREAGVRAVVEPSFWLGQPRTSTASFLDYFDSLLGWEPFRAAQYGIAHHCALALNPKEANDPRCTPVLEELPRYLVKDHVVAVGEIGYDSMTPAEDTALAAQLQLAADHALPALVHTPHRDKLAGLRRTLDVVRESALPPDRVLLDHLNETTVKEAKDAGVWLGFSVYPDTKMDETRMIGILRLYGPENVLVNSAADWGRSDPLKTRRVADLMLAEGFAEDEVDLVLWRNPVAFYGLSGRLALETRVPDPTHEGNSILRGGE; this comes from the coding sequence ATGCGCATCTTCGACCCCCACATCCACATGACCTCGCGCACGACCGACGATTACGAGGCGATGCGCGAGGCCGGCGTCCGCGCCGTCGTCGAGCCGTCCTTCTGGCTGGGGCAGCCGCGTACCTCGACCGCCTCCTTCCTCGACTACTTCGACTCCCTTCTCGGCTGGGAACCCTTCCGGGCCGCGCAATACGGCATCGCCCACCACTGCGCGCTCGCCCTGAACCCCAAGGAGGCCAACGACCCGCGCTGCACCCCCGTCCTGGAGGAGTTGCCGCGCTATCTCGTCAAGGACCACGTCGTGGCCGTCGGCGAGATCGGCTACGACTCGATGACCCCGGCCGAGGACACCGCCCTGGCCGCACAGCTCCAGCTGGCCGCCGACCACGCCCTGCCGGCCCTGGTGCACACCCCGCACCGCGACAAGCTCGCCGGGCTGCGCCGCACCCTCGACGTCGTCCGTGAATCCGCCCTGCCGCCGGACCGGGTGCTGCTCGACCATCTCAACGAGACCACCGTGAAGGAGGCGAAGGACGCCGGCGTCTGGCTGGGCTTCTCCGTCTATCCCGACACCAAGATGGACGAGACGCGCATGATCGGGATCCTCCGCCTGTACGGGCCGGAGAACGTCCTCGTGAACTCCGCGGCGGACTGGGGCAGGAGCGACCCGCTCAAGACCCGGCGGGTCGCCGACCTGATGCTCGCGGAGGGCTTCGCCGAGGACGAGGTCGATCTCGTCCTGTGGCGCAACCCCGTCGCCTTCTACGGTCTCAGCGGCCGCCTCGCCCTCGAGACGAGGGTCCCCGACCCCACCCACGAGGGCAATTCCATCCTGCGCGGCGGGGAGTGA
- the eboE gene encoding metabolite traffic protein EboE has protein sequence MRFRHPDGTTVHLAYCTNVHPAETLDGVLAQLRDHCEPVRRRLGRDRLGIGLWLAGEAARALDTDPSALRGLRAALDRRGLEVVTLNGFPYEGFGADEVKYRVYKPDWADGERLAFTTALARVLAGLLPDDVTEGSISTLPLGWRTAWNEARAATAHSALRTLAERLDALEELTGRSIRVGLEPEPGCIVETTADALAPLAAVGHPRIGVCVDTCHLATSFEDPDSALDALAEARVPVVKSQLSVALHAEHPRLAAVREALSAFDEPRFLHQTRTLTASGLHGTDDLDEALTGSALPDTGPWRAHFHVPLHAAPAAPLTSTLPVLKAALTRLVGGPHPLTRHLEVETYTWQALPPELRPRVRAQLADGIAAELVLARDLLTDLGLKELP, from the coding sequence ATGCGCTTCCGTCACCCCGACGGCACCACCGTTCACCTCGCCTACTGCACCAACGTCCACCCCGCCGAAACCCTCGACGGAGTCCTCGCGCAACTGCGCGACCACTGCGAACCCGTCCGGCGCCGCCTCGGCCGCGACCGGCTCGGCATCGGCCTGTGGCTCGCCGGGGAGGCCGCCCGCGCCCTCGACACCGACCCGTCGGCCCTGCGCGGCCTGCGCGCCGCACTCGACCGGCGCGGTCTCGAGGTCGTCACCCTGAACGGCTTCCCGTACGAGGGATTCGGCGCCGACGAGGTCAAGTACCGCGTCTACAAGCCCGATTGGGCCGACGGGGAACGCCTCGCGTTCACCACCGCGCTGGCCCGTGTCCTTGCCGGACTGCTGCCCGACGATGTCACCGAAGGCAGCATCTCCACCCTTCCGCTGGGCTGGCGCACCGCTTGGAACGAGGCGCGCGCCGCGACGGCCCACTCCGCCCTGCGCACGCTCGCCGAGCGCCTGGACGCGCTGGAGGAACTGACCGGGCGCTCCATCCGAGTCGGACTGGAACCGGAGCCCGGCTGCATCGTCGAGACCACCGCCGACGCCCTCGCGCCGCTCGCGGCCGTCGGCCACCCCCGTATCGGTGTCTGTGTCGACACCTGCCATCTCGCCACCTCCTTCGAAGACCCGGACTCTGCCCTGGACGCACTCGCCGAAGCACGTGTCCCCGTCGTCAAATCCCAGCTGTCGGTCGCCCTGCACGCCGAACACCCCCGTCTGGCCGCCGTCCGCGAAGCCCTCTCCGCGTTCGACGAACCCCGCTTCCTGCACCAGACCCGCACCCTCACCGCCAGCGGCCTGCACGGCACCGACGACCTCGACGAGGCGCTCACCGGCTCGGCTCTGCCCGACACCGGGCCCTGGCGCGCCCACTTCCACGTCCCGCTGCACGCGGCCCCCGCCGCGCCCCTCACCTCCACCCTTCCCGTGCTGAAAGCCGCGCTGACCCGCCTGGTCGGTGGTCCGCACCCGCTGACCCGGCACCTGGAGGTCGAGACCTACACCTGGCAGGCCCTCCCGCCCGAGCTGCGGCCCCGTGTCCGCGCCCAGCTTGCCGACGGCATCGCCGCCGAACTCGTCCTGGCACGCGACCTCTTGACCGATCTCGGACTCAAGGAGCTCCCATGA
- a CDS encoding nucleotide pyrophosphatase/phosphodiesterase family protein, producing the protein MSSPASGDPGPHDRSGPGAPLPARTAPVPLLVLDVVGLTPRLLDHMPHLKTLAQAGYLAPLETVLPAVTCAAQSTFLTGTLPAEHGIVGNGWYFRGLGDVLLWRQHNGLVAGDKVWDAARRAHPGYTVANICWWYAMGADTDYTVTPRPVYYADGRKEPDCYTRPAALHDELTDKLGTFPLFHFWGPGADLVSSRWIIGATRHILRTRSPDLALCYLPHLDYDLQRFGPDDPRSLRAAAALDAAMAPLLADARTQGRTVVALSEYGITRVSRPVDVNRALRRAGLLEVHTQDGMEYLDPMASRAFAVADHQLAHVYVRRPEDLPRVREVLEELPGVDEVLGDGGKKRHGLDHPRSGELVAVAEPDAWFTYYYWLDDARAPDFAQLVEIHRKPGYDPAELFMDPLDPYVKVKAATALARKKLGMRYRMAVVPLDPSPVRGSHGRLPASDDDGPLLICSTPRSLGDRVAATDVKALLLRLAGLS; encoded by the coding sequence ATGAGCAGCCCGGCCTCCGGCGACCCCGGGCCGCACGACCGGTCCGGACCCGGCGCCCCCCTCCCTGCCCGCACGGCACCCGTGCCCCTGCTCGTCCTCGACGTCGTCGGTCTCACCCCCCGTCTGCTCGACCACATGCCCCATCTCAAGACCCTCGCCCAGGCGGGCTACCTGGCCCCGCTGGAGACCGTCCTGCCGGCCGTCACCTGTGCCGCGCAGTCCACCTTCCTCACCGGCACGCTCCCCGCGGAGCACGGCATCGTCGGCAACGGCTGGTACTTCCGCGGGCTCGGCGACGTACTGCTGTGGCGCCAGCACAACGGCCTCGTGGCCGGTGACAAGGTGTGGGACGCCGCGCGGCGGGCCCATCCCGGTTACACGGTCGCCAACATCTGCTGGTGGTACGCCATGGGCGCCGACACCGACTACACCGTCACTCCTCGTCCGGTCTACTACGCCGACGGCCGCAAGGAGCCCGACTGCTACACCCGTCCCGCGGCCCTGCACGACGAACTCACCGACAAGCTCGGCACCTTCCCCCTCTTCCACTTCTGGGGACCGGGCGCGGACCTGGTCTCCAGCCGGTGGATCATCGGCGCGACCCGCCACATCCTGCGCACCCGCAGCCCCGACCTGGCCCTGTGCTACCTCCCTCACCTCGACTACGACCTCCAGCGTTTCGGTCCCGACGACCCCCGCTCCCTCCGGGCGGCCGCCGCCTTGGATGCGGCCATGGCTCCCCTCCTGGCCGACGCCCGGACACAGGGCCGTACCGTCGTCGCCCTGTCCGAGTACGGCATCACCCGGGTGAGCAGGCCCGTCGACGTGAACCGCGCCCTGCGCCGGGCCGGCCTGCTCGAAGTGCACACGCAGGACGGCATGGAGTACCTCGACCCGATGGCGTCCCGTGCCTTCGCGGTCGCGGATCACCAGCTCGCCCATGTCTACGTGCGCCGTCCCGAGGACCTGCCCCGCGTGCGGGAGGTGCTGGAGGAACTGCCCGGTGTCGACGAAGTCCTGGGCGACGGCGGCAAGAAGAGGCACGGCCTCGACCACCCGCGCTCCGGCGAACTCGTCGCCGTGGCGGAGCCGGACGCCTGGTTCACGTACTACTACTGGCTCGACGACGCCCGCGCACCCGACTTCGCGCAGCTGGTGGAGATCCACCGCAAGCCCGGCTACGACCCGGCCGAGCTGTTCATGGATCCCCTGGACCCCTACGTGAAGGTGAAGGCGGCCACCGCCCTGGCCCGCAAGAAGCTCGGCATGCGTTACCGCATGGCGGTGGTGCCCCTCGATCCCTCCCCGGTGCGCGGCAGCCACGGCCGCCTTCCCGCGAGCGACGACGACGGTCCGCTCCTCATCTGCTCCACCCCCCGTTCGCTCGGCGACCGCGTCGCGGCCACCGACGTGAAAGCACTGCTGCTCCGACTGGCCGGTCTTTCCTGA
- a CDS encoding sugar phosphate isomerase/epimerase family protein, whose amino-acid sequence MSRISDIDPELTHRLTRRGMLGVAAGATAAALLGAAAAPAGAAPATGTDASATGRGRPVLPPGRLGIQLYSLRDKVSTLGFAPVFAELSKYGYDEVEFAGYTQGSAGPITLAQLKRLARRHGLTPIGSHVGYYSSDPNAYTFAQNLTKVLDDAQALGLPHIGTASGPFRYGSTVDAWKRAAEEFNTYGAAARARGMKFYQHNHSDEFGFATDNPKVRLYDVLLAETDPDLVFLEMDIFWAYAGRFRFSRRADGTPAPFEPLDYVLRQPHRYPLFHVKDGVSDPSNEFGYRMTDVGDGDIDYQRFLSAVTRLRGERLAHHWQAEHDNPVESFAFARKSSAHLHSLREKC is encoded by the coding sequence ATGAGCCGCATCTCCGACATCGACCCCGAACTCACCCACCGGCTGACCAGACGAGGCATGCTCGGCGTCGCCGCGGGCGCCACCGCGGCCGCGCTGCTGGGGGCCGCCGCCGCGCCGGCCGGCGCGGCACCCGCCACCGGCACCGATGCCTCCGCGACCGGCCGCGGCCGTCCCGTCCTGCCCCCCGGCCGTCTCGGGATCCAGCTCTACAGCCTGCGCGACAAGGTCTCGACGCTGGGCTTCGCCCCCGTCTTCGCCGAGTTGAGCAAGTACGGGTACGACGAGGTGGAGTTCGCCGGTTACACCCAGGGCTCCGCGGGCCCCATCACCCTCGCCCAGCTCAAGCGGCTGGCGCGCCGGCACGGTCTGACGCCGATCGGCAGCCACGTCGGTTACTACTCCAGCGACCCGAACGCCTACACGTTCGCCCAGAACCTCACCAAGGTCCTCGACGACGCGCAGGCCCTCGGTCTCCCACACATCGGCACCGCCTCCGGTCCGTTCCGCTACGGCTCGACCGTCGACGCGTGGAAGCGCGCGGCCGAGGAGTTCAACACGTACGGAGCGGCCGCAAGGGCCCGCGGCATGAAGTTCTACCAGCACAATCACTCCGACGAGTTCGGCTTCGCGACCGACAATCCCAAGGTCCGTCTCTACGACGTGCTGCTCGCCGAGACCGACCCCGACCTGGTGTTCTTGGAGATGGACATCTTCTGGGCGTACGCCGGCCGGTTCCGGTTCTCGAGGCGGGCCGACGGCACGCCCGCGCCCTTCGAGCCGCTGGACTACGTGCTGCGGCAGCCGCATCGCTATCCGCTCTTCCATGTGAAGGACGGAGTCAGCGACCCCTCCAACGAGTTCGGATACCGGATGACCGACGTCGGGGACGGCGACATCGACTACCAGCGGTTCCTCTCCGCCGTCACCCGGCTGCGCGGTGAGCGCCTGGCCCACCACTGGCAGGCCGAGCACGACAACCCGGTCGAGTCCTTCGCCTTCGCACGGAAGTCGAGCGCGCACCTGCACTCGTTGCGCGAGAAGTGCTGA
- a CDS encoding OFA family MFS transporter yields the protein MTTTDYSTTLPYREVTDRNGRVYRIGESDRDIMGRPRWTMVLFPWMGMLGISSSEYAFTSAEDTLHDAHLWSSGHIFWLMGVWVFFQAAVAFPAGQLRESGRLPARYAMMLGALGTLLGYLSLAYAPHVTVAYLGFGMCSGIGAGLVYATCVNMVGKWYPERKGGKTGMVNGGFAYGSVPFVFLFTSYMDLSNYKGVLVTVGLVCCAVVAFAGWFFKDPPKNWWPAHVDPLRLTDDPKIRRALQKNPPAVKQYTPKEAARTPVLWMMWFCLLCTAGINIFGIAFQVPFGKDMGFAGGIVATAMSLKAIVNGTGRGIIGWISDRYGRRHTLIIVCLVLGTAQFGVLVSGQMGSMPFFLFCSMVSGFGGGAIFPLFAAMTADYFGENNNASNYGMVYSSKLVSGLVGSGVGSIVVGVWDYEGAFVLAGCIGLASAVLAIFLKAPGRPTAGRRIVPNPQPLGEETA from the coding sequence ATGACAACCACCGACTACTCGACGACCCTCCCCTACCGGGAGGTGACCGACCGCAACGGCCGTGTGTACCGGATCGGCGAGAGCGACCGGGACATCATGGGGCGACCACGCTGGACCATGGTGCTCTTCCCCTGGATGGGCATGCTGGGCATCAGCTCCTCGGAGTACGCGTTCACATCCGCCGAGGACACACTGCACGACGCCCACCTGTGGAGCAGTGGGCACATCTTCTGGCTGATGGGCGTCTGGGTGTTCTTCCAGGCGGCCGTGGCCTTCCCGGCCGGGCAGCTGCGGGAGAGCGGCAGGCTGCCCGCGCGGTACGCGATGATGCTCGGCGCGCTGGGCACGCTCCTCGGCTATCTGTCCCTCGCGTACGCGCCGCATGTCACCGTCGCCTATCTCGGCTTCGGCATGTGCAGCGGCATCGGCGCCGGCCTCGTCTACGCGACCTGCGTGAACATGGTCGGCAAGTGGTACCCGGAACGCAAGGGCGGCAAGACCGGCATGGTCAACGGCGGTTTCGCCTACGGCTCGGTGCCCTTCGTGTTCCTGTTCACGTCGTACATGGACCTGAGCAACTACAAGGGCGTACTGGTCACGGTGGGCCTCGTCTGCTGCGCCGTCGTGGCGTTCGCGGGGTGGTTCTTCAAGGACCCGCCGAAGAACTGGTGGCCTGCGCACGTCGATCCGCTCAGGCTCACCGACGACCCGAAGATCCGCCGGGCGCTCCAGAAGAACCCGCCGGCGGTGAAGCAGTACACCCCCAAGGAGGCAGCGCGTACCCCCGTCCTGTGGATGATGTGGTTCTGTCTGCTGTGCACGGCCGGGATCAACATCTTCGGTATCGCCTTCCAGGTGCCGTTCGGCAAGGACATGGGCTTCGCCGGGGGGATCGTGGCCACGGCCATGTCCCTGAAGGCGATCGTCAACGGCACCGGGCGCGGCATCATCGGCTGGATCTCCGACCGTTACGGCCGCCGCCACACCCTGATCATCGTCTGCCTCGTGCTGGGCACCGCGCAGTTCGGTGTGCTGGTCTCCGGCCAGATGGGCAGCATGCCGTTCTTCCTGTTCTGCTCCATGGTCTCCGGTTTCGGCGGCGGGGCGATCTTCCCGCTGTTCGCCGCGATGACCGCGGACTACTTCGGGGAGAACAACAACGCCAGCAACTACGGCATGGTCTACAGCTCCAAGCTCGTCTCGGGCCTCGTGGGCTCCGGGGTCGGCTCGATCGTGGTCGGCGTGTGGGACTACGAGGGCGCGTTCGTCCTGGCGGGCTGCATCGGTCTCGCCTCGGCGGTACTTGCGATCTTCCTGAAGGCTCCCGGCAGGCCGACGGCCGGTCGTCGGATCGTCCCCAACCCGCAGCCGCTCGGCGAGGAAACGGCCTGA